A window from Bufo bufo chromosome 1, aBufBuf1.1, whole genome shotgun sequence encodes these proteins:
- the LOC120991450 gene encoding hornerin-like isoform X1, with protein MQDDGTGIYTSCCALGQDTRGALRMEVHTMSFLLCCLLALAIPANSLKCYKCVGNDNECSPTEETCPGQNDVCSSSALHIDSFPCKVRKVFKGCINSTTTTNKLSISPSQLVTFSLQHETCNSDLCNKIISDLDSNRNDLYCHSCISPEINCDSDKMNEMRCTGEQNLCVDMSVIGSFGDIADVSIKGCAHLPSCKENMAFSSQTSSVTIRCCNGNFCNSVIEYEPEDKTPNGIQCYSCNTLDGAECSPGKLDKAQCYGALTSCLHIEGTVTKDGRHIPTMIKGCATPSMCDSSVLPLLQKLEATTVNCCNGSLCNNQSSDSSLQGSGYFPTGNASPGTGIQNTSSSDATHGETFRRRKRSGSTVKTGHHANSKYGTGSSSTYHNDDGSSEFNGPIMCPGNSNTQGIKGGSWNSNSNSGYPNPSFNSESESHTVPNSINYSSGESNFSTLSLGGSAVGEEGAPHTSNSSDSDVSSIMDKPPTFSDLNSGDSSNGTNSYNDFNNYESGSFTEIVYVDIDLNNGQPGSPTEAPGSMDSNSYDSVGSSGTVTSAYNPNIVLSANNNGSTQHLAPETVKPHNSGVKQPNSGHGSNIYNTGIANNNGSGNLSSSGNNSAGSGNNSSAGTPGSSSFGGYTNMPGGNKSSTLYTSSGNGTGMTSEWNNNNNSSNQNMVLPIGYVNIPGSNHSSPSQNSSDYGTGITNEWIYSNDSNHNMAAPVGYNNISTNNHSSTYYTGNGTGMTYEGIHSSSSNHSMSVPGGYANVSGGNGSSTSYASSGNGTGMTYEGINSSSSNHSMSVPGGYANVSGGNGSSTSYASYGNGTGMTYEGINSSSSNHSMSVPGGYANVSGGNGSSTSYASSGNGTGMTHEGINSSSSNHSMSLPGGYANVSGGNGSSTSYASSGNGTGMTHEGINSSSSNHSMSVPGGYANVSGGNGSLTSYASYGNGTGMTHEGINSSSSNHSMSVPGGYANVSGGNVSSTSYASYGNGTGMTHEGINSSSSNHSMSVPGGSANVSGGNGSSTSYASYGNETGMTHEGINSSSSNHSMSVPGGYANVSGGNGSSTSYASSGNGTGMTHEGINSSSSNHSMSVPGGYANVSGGNVSSTSYASYGNGTGMTHEGINSSSSNHSMSVPGGYANVSGGNVSSTSYASYGNGTGMTYEGINSSSSDHSMSVPGGYANVSGGNGSSTSYAGNETVPGGSSYSNGTAWIYSSGFNPNMLPNSNGSFSNYSGIQDFLSKLNGSFNESIRNNSYFLNHLPPGMNLNGSGPYNINESLADYFNSLGLENNPNLTSVISGGNNGSLNNGDFYNNGINMGHESVNSSSYNPNMMITGVGSGGTDNNGNNMDHGLNGSMLGTGSNTNELVPGRYTNDSTIGDAGNSTGNGTQYNGASSPWAKSGSFVFFSAIVLLVLS; from the exons ATGCAGGATGATGGCACAGGTATatatacatcatgctgtgccctggGTCAGGACACAAGGGGAGCGCTGAGGATGGAAGTGCACaccatgtcttttctgctgtgctgTCTGCTGGCGTTGGCTATTCCAG CCAATTCCTTGAAGTGTTACAAGTGTGTTGGAAACGATAATGAGTGCAGTCCGACCGAAGAGACGTGTCCTGGACAGAACGACGTGTGCTCCAGCTCTGCCCTGCACATAGACTCCT TTCCTTGTAAGGTGAGGAAAGTTTTCAAGGGCTGTATTAACTCAACCACCACTACCAATAAGCTATCAATATCTCCAAGTCAGTTGGTCACCTTTTCCCTGCAGCATGAGACGTGCAACTCAGACCTTTGTAACAAAATAATCTCAG ATCTTGACTCAAATCGAAATGACCTCTACTGTCACTCCTGTATATCTCCGGAAATCAACTGTGACAGTGATAAAATGAATGAAATGAGATGCACGGGAGAGCAGAACCTGTGTGTGGACATGAGTGTCATAGGTTCCTTTG GTGACATAGCAGATGTCAGCATAAAAGGATGCGCACACCTTCCATCTTGTAAAGAGAACATGGCTTTCTCCAGTCAGACATCTTCTGTGACTATCCGGTGCTGTAATGGAAACTTCTGCAACAGTGTCATAG AGTATGAACCCGAGGACAAGACACCCAATGGAATACAATGCTACAGCTGCAATACGCTTGATGGGGCCGAGTGCTCACCTGGAAAGTTAGACAAAGCCCAATGCTATGGAGCCCTAACATCTTGCCTACACATTGAAGGGACAGTCACGAAAG ATGGGCGCCATATACCCACCATGATCAAAGGTTGCGCTACACCATCAATGTGTGACAGCTCGGTCCTTCCCTTGTTGCAAAAGCTGGAAGCTACAACTGTAAATTGCTGCAATGGAAGTCTCTGCAACAACCAGTCCTCAGACAGCAGTCTCCAAGGCAGTGGTTATTTTCCCACAGGAAATGCTTCTCCAGGAACAGGTATCCAAAACACATCTTCTTCTGATGCCACTCATGGTGAAACTTTCAGAAGGCGTAAACGCTCTGGCAGCACAGTCAAAACAGGACATCATGCTAATAGCAAATATGGCACTGGTAGCTCTTCAACTTACCACAATGATGATGGTTCCAGTGAGTTTAATGGCCCCATTATGTGTCCTGGAAATAGCAATACTCAAGGCATCAAAGGTGGCTCATGGAACAGTAATAGTAACAGTGGCTATCCCAATCCCTCTTTTAACTCCGAGAGTGAAAGTCACACTGTGCCCAATTCTATTAATTATTCATCAGGGGAAAGCAATTTCAGTACATTATCACTGGGAGGATCAGCAGTTGGTGAAGAAGGTGCACCACACACTTCTAACTCTAGTGACAGTGACGTTAGCTCGATCATGGACAAGCCCCCAACTTTTTCAGACTTAAACAGTGGTGACAGCAGTAACGGTACCAATTCATATAATGACTTTAACAACTATGAGAGTG GTAGCTTCACAGAAATAGTTTACGTAGATATAGACTTGAATAATGGCCAACCTGGTTCCCCTACTGAAGCTCCAGGTAGTATGGATTCTAATAGTTATGATTCGGTAGGTAGTTCTGGGACAGTTACCAGTGCTTATAATCCAAATATTGTTTTGTCAGCTAATAACAATGGCAGCACTCAACATTTGGCACCTGAAACAGTAAAACCCCACAATTCTGGTGTTAAGCAGCCCAATTCAGGACATGGCAGTAATATTTATAACACAGGTATTGCTAACAATAATGGTTCtggaaatctctcctcatcaggaaacaactCTGCAGGAAGTGGAAACAACTCCAGTGCTGGCACCCCAGGGTCCTCTTCATTTGGTGGCTACACCAATATGCCTGGAGGTAACAAATCCTCAACTCTTTACACCAGTTCAGGAAATGGTACTGGAATGACCAGTGAATGGAACAACAACAATAATTCATCTAACCAAAATATGGTACTGCCGATCGGGTATGTGAACATCCCTGGAAGTAACCACTCATCACCTTCGCAGAACAGTTCTGATTATGGTACTGGCATAACTAATGAATGGATCTACAGCAATGACTCTAATCACAATATGGCGGCACCTGTGGGGTACAATAATATCTCAACAAATAATCACTCCTCAACCTACTATACTGGCAATGGGACTGGGATGACCTATGAAGGGATCCATAGCAGTAGCTCTAACCACAGTATGTCAGTGCCAGGTGGATATGCCAATGTGTCTGGAGGCAATGGCTCCTCAACATCTTATGCCAGTTCTGGTAATGGGACTGGGATGACCTATGAAGGGATCAATAGCAGTAGCTCTAACCACAGTATGTCTGTGCCAGGTGGATATGCCAATGTGTCTGGAGGCAATGGCTCCTCAACATCTTATGCCAGTTATGGTAATGGGACTGGGATGACCTATGAAGGGATCAATAGCAGTAGCTCTAACCACAGTATGTCTGTGCCAGGTGGATATGCCAATGTGTCTGGAGGCAATGGCTCCTCAACATCTTATGCCAGTTCTGGTAATGGGACTGGGATGACCCATGAAGGGATCAATAGCAGCAGCTCTAACCACAGTATGTCTCTGCCAGGTGGATATGCCAATGTGTCTGGAGGCAATGGCTCCTCAACATCTTATGCCAGTTCTGGTAATGGGACTGGGATGACCCATGAAGGGATCAATAGCAGTAGCTCCAACCACAGTATGTCTGTGCCAGGTGGATATGCCAATGTGTCTGGAGGCAATGGCTCCTTAACATCTTATGCCAGTTATGGTAATGGAACTGGGATGACCCATGAAGGGATCAATAGCAGTAGCTCTAACCACAGTATGTCTGTGCCAGGTGGATATGCCAATGTGTCTGGAGGCAATGTCTCCTCAACATCTTATGCCAGTTATGGTAATGGGACTGGGATGACCCATGAAGGGATCAATAGCAGTAGCTCTAACCACAGTATGTCTGTGCCAGGTGGATCTGCCAATGTGTCTGGAGGCAATGGCTCCTCAACATCTTATGCCAGTTATGGTAATGAAACTGGGATGACCCATGAAGGGATCAATAGCAGTAGCTCTAACCACAGTATGTCTGTGCCAGGTGGATATGCCAATGTGTCTGGAGGCAATGGCTCCTCAACATCTTATGCCAGTTCTGGTAATGGGACTGGGATGACCCATGAAGGGATCAATAGCAGTAGCTCTAACCACAGTATGTCTGTGCCAGGTGGATATGCCAATGTGTCTGGAGGCAATGTCTCCTCAACATCTTATGCCAGTTATGGTAATGGGACTGGGATGACCCATGAAGGGATCAATAGCAGTAGCTCTAACCACAGTATGTCTGTGCCAGGTGGATATGCCAATGTGTCTGGAGGCAATGTCTCCTCAACATCTTATGCCAGTTATGGTAATGGGACTGGGATGACCTATGAAGGGATCAATAGCAGTAGCTCTGACCACAGTATGTCTGTGCCAGGTGGATATGCCAATGTGTCTGGAGGCAATGGCTCCTCAACATCTTATGCTGGTAATGAGACTGTGCCAGGAGGATCTAGCTATAGTAATGGAACAGCATGGATCTATAGCAGCGGCTTTAATCCAAACATGTTGCCCAACAGTAATGGTTCATTCAGTAACTACAGTGGTATCCAGGATTTTCTCTCAAAACTGAATGGTTCGTTCAATGAAAGCATCCGAAATAATAGCTATTTCTTAAATCATTTGCCCCCTGGTATGAATCTTAATGGCTCAGGTCCATACAATATAAATGAATCTCTTGCTGACTATTTTAATAGTTTAGGCTTGGAGAATAATCCCAACTTAACTTCTGTAATCTCTGGTGGCAACAATGGGTCCCTCAACAATGGTGATTTTTACAATAACGGAATTAACATGGGCCATGAAAGTGTGAACAGCAGTAGCTATAACCCAAATATGATGATAACTGGAGTAGGTAGTGGTGGTACAGATAACAATGGCAATAACATGGACCATGGACTGAATGGGTCAATGTTGGGTACCGGCAGCAATACAAATGAGCTGGTTCCAGGCAGATATACAAATGATTCAACCATTGGTGATGCTGGCAACAGTACTGGAAACGGTACCCAGTACAATGGTGCCTCCTCCCCCTGGGCCAAATCTGgtagctttgtcttcttctcagccATTGTTCTTCTGGTACTGAGCTAA